One genomic segment of Pseudonocardia sp. T1-2H includes these proteins:
- a CDS encoding alkaline shock response membrane anchor protein AmaP codes for MSAPTSPVPASNGTTALTPAPRAVRKRSRKALARSAAGDRWVAGLIGLVLLLAGVGTALLAYGVFGEFRASRPLLDPMIVDALRARPLLWRIIAIAVGVVLTIIGLAWAVRSLRPEKRPDLVLDGGPNTAIVVGAGAAAEAVAERAATLPGVGRAKARVVGSAGAPALRVTVWITDEADVADVCRRLETDVLAEARDSLGLEHLPVAVRLELDVAASAPRVA; via the coding sequence GTGAGCGCCCCCACCTCGCCCGTCCCGGCCTCGAACGGCACCACGGCCCTCACCCCGGCTCCGCGCGCCGTCCGCAAGCGGTCCCGCAAGGCGCTCGCCCGCTCGGCGGCCGGGGACCGCTGGGTCGCCGGGCTGATCGGGCTGGTCCTGCTGCTCGCCGGTGTCGGAACCGCGCTGCTGGCCTACGGGGTCTTCGGCGAGTTCCGCGCGTCCCGGCCGCTGCTCGACCCGATGATCGTCGACGCGCTGCGCGCGCGGCCGCTGCTCTGGCGGATCATCGCGATCGCGGTCGGCGTCGTGTTGACGATCATCGGGCTCGCGTGGGCGGTGCGCTCGCTGCGTCCCGAGAAACGCCCGGACCTGGTCCTCGACGGCGGTCCGAACACCGCGATCGTCGTCGGTGCGGGTGCGGCGGCGGAGGCCGTGGCCGAGCGCGCCGCCACGCTGCCCGGCGTCGGACGGGCGAAGGCCCGGGTGGTCGGCTCGGCCGGCGCGCCCGCGCTGCGGGTGACGGTGTGGATCACGGACGAGGCGGACGTGGCGGACGTCTGCCGACGGCTGGAGACCGACGTCCTCGCCGAGGCCCGGGACTCGCTCGGGCTCGAGCACCTGCCCGTGGCCGTCCGGCTGGAGCTCGACGTCGCGGCGAGCGCGCCGCGGGTGGCCTGA
- a CDS encoding Asp23/Gls24 family envelope stress response protein, which yields MTLPAAVPLPSWAPDADERGILDIAPTVLRKIVEHAADQVPGTLHRERRLAGLEVGDSGPKARVSAKGETVDVRLELTLSYPAPVRSTVEAIRSTVTSELERIAGYRVGSLAVVVSGLRGEKASESRLQ from the coding sequence GTGACCCTCCCGGCGGCGGTGCCGCTGCCCTCCTGGGCGCCGGACGCGGACGAGCGCGGCATCCTGGACATCGCGCCGACGGTGCTGCGCAAGATCGTCGAGCACGCCGCGGACCAGGTCCCCGGCACGCTGCACCGCGAGCGCCGGCTCGCGGGCCTGGAGGTCGGGGACTCCGGCCCGAAGGCCCGGGTCAGCGCGAAGGGCGAGACCGTGGACGTCCGGCTCGAGCTCACACTCAGCTACCCCGCTCCTGTCCGGTCGACGGTCGAGGCCATCCGCTCGACGGTGACGTCCGAGCTGGAGCGGATCGCCGGCTACCGGGTCGGGTCGCTCGCGGTGGTCGTGTCGGGGCTGCGCGGTGAGAAGGCCTCCGAATCCCGCCTGCAATGA
- a CDS encoding Asp23/Gls24 family envelope stress response protein, translated as MSSTTGTAAAATTTTATPTGAAGSPSRLAEDTAQGRTTIAASVVQKIAGIAAREISGVHSMGGGISRTFGALRERIPGGGTGASNIAGVQVEVGEKQAAVDLDIVVEYGASIVELARAVRRNVISAVERMTGLEVIEVNIAVNDIHLPSDDNGGEELPAVAVPSRVE; from the coding sequence ATGAGCAGCACCACCGGGACCGCCGCAGCCGCGACCACGACCACCGCGACACCGACCGGAGCGGCGGGCTCGCCCAGCCGGCTGGCGGAGGACACCGCCCAGGGCCGCACCACGATCGCCGCCTCCGTCGTCCAGAAGATCGCCGGCATCGCGGCGCGCGAGATCTCCGGCGTGCACTCGATGGGCGGCGGCATCTCCCGGACGTTCGGCGCGCTGCGCGAGCGCATCCCCGGCGGCGGCACCGGCGCGTCGAACATCGCGGGTGTGCAGGTCGAGGTCGGCGAGAAGCAGGCCGCCGTGGACCTGGACATCGTCGTCGAGTACGGCGCGTCGATCGTCGAGCTGGCCCGCGCCGTGCGCCGCAACGTGATCAGCGCTGTCGAGCGGATGACCGGCCTCGAGGTCATCGAGGTCAACATCGCCGTCAACGACATCCACCTGCCGAGCGACGACAACGGCGGCGAGGAGCTCCCGGCCGTGGCCGTCCCGTCCCGCGTCGAGTGA
- a CDS encoding pyrimidine reductase family protein: protein MRNLTDGTPVDAGDLPGLYAYPVELARPWVRVNFVSSLDGAVSVDGLSGGLGSPADKQVFGTLRRLADVILVGAGTARAENYRGARKPGFGRDAPPPIAVVTGSADLDPASPLFTDTAVAPIVLTTAAADPGRRAAITAAGGDVAVLDDLTPATLLAELDRRGLRKVLCEGGPGLHGDLIAADAVDELCLTAASLLVGGGAGRISHGPGGPPRAMRPVGLLEDDGVLLLRYVRARDQG from the coding sequence GTGCGGAACCTGACCGACGGCACCCCCGTCGACGCCGGCGACCTCCCCGGCCTCTACGCCTATCCCGTCGAGCTCGCGCGGCCCTGGGTGCGGGTCAACTTCGTGTCCAGCCTCGACGGCGCGGTGTCCGTCGACGGGCTCTCCGGCGGCCTGGGCTCCCCCGCGGACAAGCAGGTGTTCGGGACGTTGCGGCGGCTCGCCGACGTCATCCTCGTCGGGGCGGGAACGGCCCGCGCGGAGAACTATCGCGGTGCCCGCAAGCCGGGGTTCGGCCGGGATGCGCCGCCGCCGATCGCCGTCGTCACCGGCTCTGCGGACCTCGACCCCGCGAGCCCGCTGTTCACCGACACCGCCGTCGCGCCGATCGTCCTCACCACCGCGGCCGCCGACCCCGGGCGCCGCGCGGCGATCACGGCGGCGGGCGGGGACGTGGCGGTGCTCGACGACCTGACCCCCGCCACCCTGCTCGCCGAGCTGGACCGGCGCGGGCTGCGGAAGGTCCTCTGCGAGGGCGGCCCCGGCCTGCACGGCGACCTGATCGCCGCGGACGCCGTCGACGAGCTGTGTCTCACCGCCGCCTCCCTGTTGGTCGGCGGCGGCGCGGGCCGGATCTCCCACGGGCCGGGCGGACCGCCGCGCGCCATGCGGCCGGTCGGTCTCCTCGAGGACGACGGCGTGCTCCTGCTCCGCTACGTCCGCGCCCGGGACCAGGGATAG
- a CDS encoding (2Fe-2S)-binding protein, which produces MSVVQVSPTPLTRTAAAVVMQRPAGVPVGMHTASGPGWTVCADVDVAAWESAAFEALPGWYGAAHPATASAYVLHWYAGVVGTVGAVFFRHARRVPRLDPSSLAFHREPGNPIPDAYALLDERFWCLPDDAEAAHPFATVVPDVDALAATLRAQVRAHADAFLAGYRPGSPLPRRALLGAFFDGLDTGLWCAEDGTTHPPDPATALLEGGRVLPGGTVEFAQRSTLRRIVDGHDRKWLTRRRVSCCFYYRVCPEGPADREVSCSTCPRTSDEERLRRYTALP; this is translated from the coding sequence ATGAGCGTCGTCCAGGTCTCCCCGACCCCGCTGACCCGCACCGCCGCCGCCGTCGTGATGCAGCGTCCGGCCGGCGTCCCCGTCGGGATGCACACGGCCTCGGGGCCGGGCTGGACGGTGTGCGCCGACGTCGACGTGGCGGCCTGGGAGTCGGCCGCCTTCGAGGCGCTGCCCGGCTGGTACGGAGCGGCCCACCCGGCGACCGCGAGCGCCTACGTCCTGCACTGGTACGCCGGGGTCGTCGGGACCGTGGGCGCGGTCTTCTTCCGGCACGCCCGCCGGGTCCCCCGGCTCGATCCGTCCTCGCTCGCGTTCCACCGCGAGCCCGGCAACCCGATCCCAGACGCCTACGCCCTGCTCGACGAGCGGTTCTGGTGCCTGCCGGACGACGCCGAGGCCGCGCATCCGTTCGCGACGGTCGTCCCGGACGTCGACGCGCTGGCCGCGACGCTGCGCGCCCAGGTCCGCGCGCACGCGGACGCCTTCCTGGCCGGCTACCGCCCGGGCTCGCCGCTCCCCCGGCGCGCGCTGCTCGGCGCCTTCTTCGACGGGCTCGACACCGGCCTGTGGTGCGCGGAGGACGGGACGACCCACCCCCCGGACCCCGCGACGGCGCTCCTCGAGGGAGGACGGGTGCTGCCGGGCGGGACCGTGGAGTTCGCGCAGCGGAGCACGCTGCGCAGGATCGTCGACGGGCACGACCGGAAGTGGCTGACCCGCCGCCGGGTCTCCTGCTGCTTCTACTACCGGGTGTGCCCGGAGGGCCCGGCGGACCGCGAGGTGTCGTGCTCGACCTGCCCGCGGACGTCGGACGAGGAGCGCCTGCGCCGCTACACGGCCCTGCCCTGA
- a CDS encoding FecCD family ABC transporter permease has protein sequence MTTIARTPPGQPRARPVRRSPLRRRRLVGLLVLVVLLLAACFASVAFGTKIIAFPQVWSALFAPTGTEDDIVVRALRIPRTVLGVLVGIALGLAGALIQGHTRNPLADPGLLGVNAGSAFFVVLGIYLFGVTSLLGYVWFAFAGALVASVVVFTLGSMGRGGPTPVTLALAGAALTFLLNALVSAVVLIDTDTLDAYRFWNVGSLAGRDSSIAGQVVGFLAVGAVLGLASAPGLNALSLGDDVARSLGHSVRRTRVLGIVAITLLAGGATAACGPIAFVGLVVPHAVRAFTGPDHRWLLPASGLLGAVLLLAADVLGRIVARPGELQVGIVLALVGAPFFIALVRRRKMVAV, from the coding sequence GTGACGACCATCGCGAGGACGCCCCCCGGGCAGCCCCGGGCGCGGCCCGTCCGGCGGAGCCCACTGCGCCGCCGCCGGCTCGTCGGCCTGCTCGTGCTGGTCGTCCTGCTGCTGGCGGCCTGCTTCGCCAGCGTCGCCTTCGGCACCAAGATCATCGCGTTTCCGCAGGTGTGGAGCGCGCTGTTCGCCCCCACCGGCACCGAGGACGACATCGTCGTCCGCGCGCTGCGGATCCCGCGGACGGTCCTCGGCGTCCTCGTCGGGATCGCCCTGGGCCTGGCGGGTGCGCTGATCCAGGGCCACACCCGCAACCCGCTCGCGGACCCCGGCCTGCTCGGGGTGAACGCGGGGTCGGCGTTCTTCGTGGTCCTGGGCATCTACCTGTTCGGCGTCACCAGCCTCCTCGGCTACGTCTGGTTCGCCTTCGCGGGTGCCCTCGTCGCGAGCGTCGTGGTGTTCACCCTGGGCTCGATGGGCCGGGGCGGCCCGACGCCGGTGACGCTCGCCCTCGCAGGCGCGGCGCTGACGTTCCTGCTCAACGCGCTGGTCTCGGCGGTCGTCCTGATCGACACGGACACCCTCGACGCCTACCGCTTCTGGAACGTCGGCTCGCTCGCCGGGCGGGACTCCTCGATCGCCGGCCAGGTCGTCGGCTTCCTCGCGGTGGGCGCGGTCCTCGGTCTCGCGAGCGCTCCGGGGCTCAACGCCCTGTCCCTGGGGGACGACGTGGCGCGTTCGCTCGGGCACTCCGTCCGCCGCACCCGGGTGCTCGGCATCGTCGCGATCACCCTGCTGGCCGGCGGGGCGACCGCCGCGTGCGGGCCGATCGCGTTCGTCGGGCTGGTGGTGCCGCACGCCGTCCGCGCGTTCACCGGCCCGGACCACCGCTGGCTGCTGCCCGCGTCCGGGCTGCTCGGCGCGGTGCTGCTGCTGGCCGCGGACGTCCTCGGCCGGATCGTCGCGAGACCCGGCGAGCTGCAGGTGGGCATCGTCCTCGCACTGGTCGGGGCGCCGTTCTTCATCGCCCTGGTGCGCCGCCGCAAGATGGTGGCGGTATGA
- a CDS encoding FecCD family ABC transporter permease, which produces MSTALRRDPPRVPGRVPFRAAGFSAVWRPRTALVIAVGLVVLVLAMAVNIGRGEFPISIPEVLAVLSGSGDGGQRFIVLELRLPRSLTGALVGAALAVSGAIMQAIARNPLASPDIIGITWGASAAAVAVIVLGGSAGSVVGLLATTGLPIAALLGGLVSAALIYGLAWRKGVQGFRLVLVGIGINAALVALVNWLLIVARIYEAARAQVWLNGSLNARGWEHVLPVGIALAILVPAALILGFVLGGLQFGDDTARGLGIRVDLARTLLLLVAVGLAAIATASAGPIAFVALVSPQIAQRLVRSARPPLGASLVIGAALTVVADVVARTAFAGVELPVGIVTAVLGAPYLLYLLVRQGREARA; this is translated from the coding sequence ATGAGCACGGCCCTCCGTCGGGACCCGCCGCGGGTCCCGGGCCGCGTGCCCTTCCGTGCCGCCGGGTTCTCCGCCGTGTGGCGCCCCCGCACGGCGCTGGTGATCGCCGTCGGGCTGGTCGTGCTCGTCCTCGCGATGGCCGTGAACATCGGCCGCGGCGAGTTCCCGATCAGCATCCCCGAGGTCCTCGCGGTCCTGTCCGGCAGCGGCGACGGCGGCCAGCGGTTCATCGTGCTGGAGCTGCGGCTGCCCCGCTCACTGACCGGGGCGCTCGTCGGGGCGGCCCTGGCTGTCTCGGGCGCGATCATGCAGGCGATCGCGCGCAACCCGCTGGCCAGCCCGGACATCATCGGCATCACCTGGGGCGCGAGCGCCGCGGCCGTGGCGGTGATCGTGCTCGGCGGGTCCGCGGGCTCGGTCGTGGGGCTGCTCGCGACCACCGGGCTGCCGATCGCCGCCCTGCTCGGCGGCCTCGTCTCAGCGGCGCTGATCTACGGCCTGGCCTGGCGCAAGGGCGTGCAGGGCTTCCGGCTGGTGCTGGTCGGCATCGGGATCAACGCCGCGCTCGTGGCGCTGGTCAACTGGCTGCTGATCGTCGCCCGGATCTACGAGGCGGCCCGCGCGCAGGTGTGGCTCAACGGCAGCCTCAACGCCCGGGGCTGGGAGCACGTGCTCCCGGTCGGGATCGCGCTGGCGATCCTGGTGCCCGCGGCGCTGATCCTCGGCTTCGTGCTCGGCGGCCTCCAGTTCGGCGACGACACCGCCCGCGGCCTGGGCATCCGGGTCGACCTGGCCCGGACCCTGCTGCTGCTCGTGGCCGTCGGGCTGGCCGCGATCGCGACGGCGTCCGCCGGGCCGATCGCCTTCGTCGCCCTGGTCTCGCCGCAGATCGCGCAACGGCTGGTCCGCTCGGCCCGGCCGCCCCTCGGCGCGTCGCTGGTGATCGGCGCCGCGCTGACCGTCGTCGCGGACGTCGTGGCGCGGACCGCGTTCGCCGGGGTGGAGCTCCCGGTCGGCATCGTCACCGCCGTCCTCGGTGCCCCGTACCTGCTCTATTTGCTCGTTCGCCAAGGCCGGGAGGCACGCGCATGA
- a CDS encoding ABC transporter ATP-binding protein, whose amino-acid sequence MTSSTTAPDVDTAPHPLAGTARLRAEGLRLGYGDRVVVDHLDLEVLHGTITAVIGPNGCGKSTMLRALGRLLAPSKGHVLLDGRRIDRMPTKEVATILGILPQAPSAPEGLTVGDLVARGRHPHQTWYRQWSSDDEDAVAEALEWTGIADLAERPLDELSGGQRQRAWISMALAQGTDVLLLDEPTTFLDLAHQVEVLELVRRLHDEAGRTVVMVLHDLNLAARYTDRLVAMKDGRIVKAGEPGDVLTERLLSEVFGLDARVIPDPVAGTPLVVPIGTRPTA is encoded by the coding sequence ATGACCAGCTCCACCACCGCCCCCGACGTGGACACCGCGCCGCACCCGCTCGCCGGCACCGCCCGGCTCCGGGCCGAGGGCCTCCGCCTGGGCTACGGCGACCGCGTGGTCGTGGACCACCTGGACCTCGAGGTCCTGCACGGGACGATCACGGCGGTGATCGGGCCCAACGGCTGCGGGAAGTCCACGATGCTGCGCGCGCTCGGCCGGCTGCTGGCGCCGTCGAAGGGGCACGTCCTGCTCGACGGCCGGCGCATCGACCGGATGCCCACGAAGGAGGTCGCGACCATCCTGGGCATCCTGCCCCAGGCCCCGAGTGCCCCCGAGGGGCTGACCGTCGGGGACCTCGTCGCCCGCGGCCGGCACCCGCACCAGACCTGGTACCGCCAGTGGTCCTCCGACGACGAGGACGCCGTCGCCGAGGCCCTCGAGTGGACGGGGATCGCGGACCTCGCCGAGCGCCCCCTGGACGAGCTGTCCGGCGGGCAGCGCCAGCGCGCCTGGATCTCGATGGCGCTGGCCCAGGGCACGGACGTGCTGTTGCTGGACGAGCCGACGACGTTCCTCGACCTCGCCCACCAGGTCGAGGTGCTGGAGCTGGTGCGCCGGCTGCACGACGAGGCGGGCCGCACCGTCGTCATGGTCCTGCACGACCTGAACCTCGCCGCGCGCTACACCGACCGGCTCGTCGCGATGAAGGACGGGCGGATCGTGAAGGCGGGGGAGCCCGGCGACGTCCTCACCGAGCGGCTGCTCTCCGAGGTCTTCGGGCTCGACGCCCGGGTCATCCCGGACCCCGTGGCCGGCACCCCGCTCGTCGTCCCGATCGGAACGCGCCCCACCGCCTGA
- a CDS encoding PPK2 family polyphosphate kinase has translation MASVRDRFRVPQGPVDLAAIDPRGRPTGPKDKAAAAKAVSELGSRLDTRQETLFAEGVGGGTRSLLLVLQGMDTSGKGGVIRHVVGLMNPQGVRIASFKKPTPEERRHHFLWRIRKQVPEPGRIGVFDRSHYEDVLVVRVDGLVPEEVWQARYAEIREFEAGLAAAGVRIVKCMLHISPEEQAERLLARLDDPQKRWKYNPGDLDARAKWPAYQEAYAAALQQCDSDVAPWYVVPSDHKWYRNWAVAAILAETLDEMAPVFPPPDYDVATERTRLLRLTNPGS, from the coding sequence ATGGCGAGCGTGCGGGACAGGTTCCGCGTTCCGCAGGGCCCGGTCGACCTCGCGGCGATCGACCCCCGCGGGCGACCGACCGGGCCGAAGGACAAGGCGGCCGCGGCGAAGGCCGTGTCCGAGCTGGGCAGCCGGCTCGACACCCGGCAGGAGACCCTCTTCGCCGAGGGCGTGGGCGGCGGGACCCGCTCCCTGCTCCTCGTGCTGCAGGGCATGGACACCTCCGGCAAGGGCGGCGTGATCAGGCACGTCGTCGGCCTGATGAACCCGCAGGGCGTGCGCATCGCCTCGTTCAAGAAGCCGACGCCGGAGGAGCGCCGCCACCACTTCCTCTGGCGGATTCGCAAGCAGGTCCCCGAACCCGGCCGGATCGGCGTCTTCGACCGCTCCCACTACGAGGACGTGCTGGTCGTACGGGTGGACGGGCTGGTCCCCGAGGAGGTGTGGCAGGCCCGCTACGCCGAGATCCGCGAGTTCGAGGCCGGGCTGGCGGCCGCGGGCGTCCGGATCGTGAAATGCATGCTGCACATCTCGCCCGAGGAGCAGGCCGAGCGGCTGCTGGCCCGCCTGGACGACCCGCAGAAGCGCTGGAAGTACAACCCGGGAGACCTCGACGCCCGCGCGAAGTGGCCGGCGTACCAGGAGGCCTACGCCGCGGCCCTGCAACAGTGCGACTCCGACGTCGCCCCCTGGTACGTCGTGCCGTCGGACCACAAGTGGTACCGCAACTGGGCGGTCGCGGCGATCCTCGCCGAGACCCTGGACGAGATGGCGCCCGTCTTCCCACCCCCCGATTACGACGTGGCGACGGAACGAACCCGACTGCTCCGGCTCACGAACCCCGGGTCGTGA
- a CDS encoding inorganic phosphate transporter — translation MSVELIAVLVVIVVAVGFDYTNGFHDAANAIATSVSTRALSPKAALLMAAVMNLFGAFLGTSVASTVGSGIISAPQGLSGLIVVLCALIGAIIWNLITWYFGLPSSSSHALIGGLVGAALASANTVKWGGVLEKVIIPMLVSPVVGFLLAGIVMIALLWIFKDSRPTKVNRGFRLAQTVSAAAMALGHGLQDAQKTMGVIVLALVVGGFHQGTDVPWWVILISAGALSAGTYSGGWRIMRTLGRRIIDLDPPRGFAAEATASAILYTTAFVFAAPISTTQTITSAILGVGATKRLSAVRWGVAGNIAVAWVLTLPAAGLCAAVSFWILHPLLT, via the coding sequence ATGAGCGTCGAGCTCATCGCCGTCCTGGTGGTGATCGTCGTCGCCGTCGGGTTCGACTACACCAACGGCTTCCACGACGCCGCGAACGCGATCGCCACCTCCGTCTCCACCCGGGCGCTGTCCCCCAAGGCCGCGTTGCTGATGGCGGCGGTGATGAACCTGTTCGGCGCGTTCCTCGGGACGTCGGTCGCGTCGACGGTCGGCAGCGGGATCATCTCGGCGCCACAGGGCCTCTCCGGCCTGATCGTGGTGCTCTGCGCGCTGATCGGGGCGATCATCTGGAACCTGATCACCTGGTACTTCGGATTGCCGTCCTCCTCGTCGCACGCGCTCATCGGCGGCCTGGTCGGCGCGGCGCTGGCCTCGGCCAACACCGTGAAATGGGGCGGGGTGCTGGAGAAGGTGATCATCCCGATGCTGGTCTCCCCCGTCGTCGGGTTCCTGCTGGCCGGCATCGTGATGATCGCGCTGCTCTGGATCTTCAAGGACAGCCGGCCGACGAAGGTCAACCGTGGATTCCGGCTCGCGCAGACGGTCTCCGCCGCCGCGATGGCGCTGGGCCACGGCCTGCAGGACGCCCAGAAGACGATGGGCGTGATCGTGCTGGCGCTCGTCGTCGGCGGGTTCCACCAGGGCACCGACGTGCCGTGGTGGGTCATCCTGATCTCTGCCGGCGCGCTGTCCGCGGGCACCTACTCGGGCGGCTGGCGGATCATGCGGACGCTGGGCCGGCGGATCATCGACCTGGACCCGCCACGCGGGTTCGCGGCCGAGGCGACGGCGTCGGCCATCCTCTACACGACGGCGTTCGTCTTCGCGGCGCCGATCTCCACGACCCAGACGATCACCTCGGCGATCCTCGGGGTCGGGGCCACCAAGCGGCTCTCGGCGGTGCGCTGGGGCGTCGCGGGGAACATCGCCGTCGCCTGGGTCCTGACGCTGCCGGCCGCCGGGCTCTGCGCGGCCGTCTCGTTCTGGATCCTGCACCCGCTCCTGACGTAG
- a CDS encoding DUF47 domain-containing protein — MAFRLTPHERGFYPLFTRAAENIVVAADELAKLVAAEPDARADFARRVKDAENAGDDVTHEIMVKLNSVFVTPFDREDIYRLASSLDDVVDAIEEAADRIVLYRLGALPPGMATQVDVLQRAAAATAEAMPKLEKVDQLHEYTIHVNSLEDEGDRAYHQVLSALLSPEHPITDPSEVLEVIKLKEVVDTLEDAADAFETVANTVESIAVKEA; from the coding sequence ATGGCCTTCAGGTTGACGCCGCACGAGCGTGGCTTCTACCCGCTCTTCACGCGCGCCGCCGAGAACATCGTCGTCGCCGCGGACGAGCTGGCGAAGCTGGTCGCTGCCGAGCCCGACGCGCGGGCGGACTTCGCGCGCCGGGTCAAGGACGCCGAGAACGCGGGGGACGACGTCACCCACGAGATCATGGTGAAGCTGAACTCGGTGTTCGTGACGCCGTTCGACCGGGAGGACATCTACCGGCTCGCGTCCTCCCTCGACGACGTCGTCGACGCGATCGAGGAGGCCGCGGACCGGATCGTGCTCTACCGGCTCGGAGCCCTCCCGCCGGGGATGGCCACCCAGGTCGACGTGCTGCAGCGCGCCGCCGCGGCCACGGCCGAGGCGATGCCCAAGCTGGAGAAGGTGGACCAGCTGCACGAGTACACGATCCACGTCAACTCCCTGGAGGACGAGGGGGACCGGGCCTACCACCAGGTCCTCTCCGCCCTGCTCTCCCCCGAGCACCCGATCACGGACCCGTCGGAAGTGCTCGAGGTGATCAAGCTCAAGGAGGTCGTGGACACCCTCGAGGACGCGGCGGACGCGTTCGAGACGGTGGCCAACACGGTCGAGAGCATCGCCGTCAAGGAAGCGTGA
- a CDS encoding acyl-CoA dehydrogenase family protein has product MQRDIFDADHDAFRDLARTFTAKEIVPFHDQWEEDGQVDREVWRAAGKAGLLGMDVPEEFGGGGSTDFRYNAILTEELVAAGASGIGFPLQNDVVAPYLLRLANDEQKKRWLPGFCSGDIVTAIAMTEPGTGSDLQGIATNARLEGDEWILNGAKTFITNGILADLVVVVARTDPEAGARGFSLLVVERGMPGFERGRRLKKVGMKAQDTAELSFTDVRVPAANVLGEVGQGFIYLMQNLAQERLSIAVASVAGAEAALRHTLEYTKERTAFGRSVAKFQNTRFELAEMDTEITVARVFVDRCLTEHVTGELSVPDAAKAKWWTSDLLKRVVDRCVQLHGGYGYMLEYPIAKAFVDSRVQAIYGGTNEIMKEIIGRSLVG; this is encoded by the coding sequence ATGCAGCGCGACATCTTTGACGCCGATCACGACGCGTTCCGTGACCTCGCCCGGACCTTCACCGCCAAGGAGATCGTCCCGTTCCACGACCAGTGGGAGGAGGACGGCCAGGTCGACCGCGAGGTCTGGCGGGCGGCCGGCAAGGCCGGCCTCCTGGGGATGGACGTCCCCGAGGAGTTCGGCGGAGGCGGCAGCACGGACTTCCGCTACAACGCGATCCTCACCGAGGAGCTGGTCGCCGCGGGCGCCAGCGGCATCGGCTTCCCGCTCCAGAACGACGTCGTCGCGCCCTACCTCCTGCGCCTCGCGAACGACGAGCAGAAGAAGCGCTGGCTCCCCGGCTTCTGCTCCGGGGACATCGTCACCGCGATCGCGATGACGGAGCCGGGCACGGGCTCGGACCTGCAGGGCATCGCGACCAACGCCCGCCTCGAGGGCGACGAGTGGATCCTCAACGGCGCCAAAACCTTCATCACCAACGGCATCCTCGCGGACCTGGTCGTCGTCGTCGCCCGGACCGACCCGGAGGCGGGCGCGCGGGGGTTCAGCCTGCTCGTCGTCGAGCGCGGGATGCCCGGGTTCGAGCGCGGGCGCCGGCTGAAGAAGGTCGGGATGAAGGCGCAGGACACCGCGGAGCTGAGCTTCACCGACGTCCGGGTCCCGGCCGCCAACGTCCTCGGCGAGGTCGGCCAGGGCTTCATCTACCTGATGCAGAACCTCGCCCAGGAGCGGCTCTCCATCGCCGTGGCGTCCGTGGCCGGCGCCGAGGCGGCCCTGCGGCACACCCTGGAGTACACGAAGGAGCGCACGGCGTTCGGCCGCAGCGTGGCGAAGTTCCAGAACACCCGCTTCGAGCTCGCCGAGATGGACACCGAGATCACGGTCGCCCGGGTGTTCGTCGACCGCTGCCTCACCGAGCACGTCACCGGGGAGCTGTCCGTGCCCGACGCCGCCAAGGCCAAGTGGTGGACGTCGGACCTGCTCAAGCGGGTCGTGGACCGGTGCGTGCAGCTGCACGGCGGCTACGGCTACATGCTCGAGTACCCGATCGCGAAGGCGTTCGTGGACTCGCGCGTGCAGGCGATCTACGGCGGCACCAACGAGATCATGAAGGAGATCATCGGACGATCACTCGTCGGGTGA